One window of the Staphylococcus equorum genome contains the following:
- the gltS gene encoding sodium/glutamate symporter, with the protein MLELDAITTLALACVLYLLGVYIVNHIGILKRLCIPAPVIGGLLFSVLVAILQSTNIITIKLDSEFFQNFFMLAFFTTIGLGASLKLLRLGGKVLILYFIFCGVLAVFQNIIGVSLAKVLNIPPLLGLTAGSMSMEGGHGNAAAYGQTVQNMGIDSALTAALAAATLGLVAGGLIGGPVVKFLINKYNLKPEHAEETTKDYSNVKSNAYLRNRMTSTTIFLLQFSIVAICMAIGSYLGNTFSDITNINVPVYVGAMFVAVIIRNISEYNNLNLIDMKIVDSISDVSLSLFLSIALMSIQLTEIYQLAIPLIVIVLVQVAFIVLFSVFVVFRGLGKNYDAAVMIGGFIGHGLGATPNAMANLDVITKKYGASPKAYLVVPIVGAFLIDLLGVPIVTTFINIFG; encoded by the coding sequence ATGCTAGAGCTAGACGCTATTACTACTTTAGCACTCGCATGTGTTTTATATCTTTTAGGGGTATATATAGTGAATCATATTGGCATCTTAAAGCGATTATGTATTCCTGCACCAGTAATTGGTGGTTTGTTATTCTCAGTACTTGTTGCTATCTTACAATCAACGAACATTATAACAATAAAATTAGATTCTGAATTCTTTCAGAACTTCTTTATGCTTGCTTTCTTTACAACAATTGGACTAGGAGCATCATTAAAACTACTACGCTTAGGCGGAAAAGTGTTAATATTATATTTTATCTTTTGTGGGGTTCTTGCCGTATTCCAAAACATTATTGGAGTATCCTTAGCAAAAGTTTTAAATATTCCACCATTACTTGGACTAACAGCTGGTTCAATGTCAATGGAAGGTGGACACGGGAATGCTGCAGCATATGGTCAAACCGTGCAAAACATGGGTATTGATTCAGCATTAACAGCCGCTCTAGCAGCCGCAACATTAGGTCTTGTTGCTGGTGGATTAATTGGTGGTCCTGTAGTTAAATTTTTAATAAATAAATATAATTTAAAACCAGAACACGCAGAAGAAACAACAAAAGATTACAGTAATGTAAAATCTAACGCATATTTAAGAAATCGCATGACATCGACAACAATTTTCCTATTACAATTTTCAATTGTAGCCATTTGTATGGCCATTGGTTCTTATTTAGGTAATACATTCTCGGACATAACAAACATTAATGTTCCTGTTTATGTGGGTGCTATGTTTGTCGCAGTTATTATACGTAATATATCAGAATATAATAATTTAAATCTTATTGATATGAAGATTGTCGATAGTATCAGTGATGTTTCTCTTAGCCTATTCTTATCTATTGCCTTAATGAGTATTCAACTTACTGAAATTTATCAATTAGCGATTCCATTAATCGTTATTGTATTAGTACAAGTCGCATTTATCGTATTATTCTCAGTCTTCGTCGTCTTCAGAGGACTAGGTAAAAACTATGATGCCGCAGTTATGATTGGTGGTTTCATCGGACATGGTTTAGGTGCTACACCTAACGCAATGGCTAACTTAGATGTTATTACTAAAAAATACGGTGCTTCACCTAAAGCTTATCTTGTCGTTCCGATAGTCGGAGCATTCTTAATAGATTTACTTGGTGTACCAATCGTTACAACATTCATTAACATCTTTGGTTAA
- a CDS encoding Na+/H+ antiporter NhaC family protein: MGESLRSEKQYGALALLPLLIFLVLYIGVGITFTIMGKEDAFDQLPRHVAIFIGIVIAWTCYDRKTKFTKKVQIFTEHAGNSGIVNLGLILLLAGAFSTVTSEMGGKEAMVNMGLSVIPPSLLIPGIFIMSGFAALTLGTSTGAQAAFIPVGVAVAQAADLSVAAAGAAVIAGAYFGDNLSIISDTTIAATNGVGAKMKDKFKMNVLIALPAALITAIIYAIVGGTGNVEGDLSFNFINILPYIFVLIAAIAGLDVILVLILGIGMAGLLGLVQGQMGIFQFTKAMGDGMESMFNIFLVAFLVSGLVALIRYYGGVDWIIQAMKRKATGRKSAEYVISMMSGVLSAALSHNTLAIIISAPIAKEIGDEYKVPPKRMASLLDIFACSALMVLPHDSGMLMVEQYGDVSYLEVLKYSFYPVILVICTIITIQFGLLDGNKKLKNK; the protein is encoded by the coding sequence ATGGGTGAATCATTAAGAAGTGAAAAACAATATGGTGCGTTAGCATTATTGCCGTTATTAATATTTTTAGTTTTATATATCGGTGTGGGGATTACATTTACGATTATGGGCAAAGAGGATGCTTTTGATCAATTGCCGCGACATGTCGCTATTTTTATAGGTATTGTCATAGCATGGACTTGTTATGATAGAAAAACGAAATTCACGAAAAAAGTTCAAATTTTTACTGAACATGCAGGGAACTCAGGCATTGTAAATCTTGGATTAATCTTGTTACTTGCAGGTGCTTTTTCAACGGTTACGTCTGAAATGGGTGGTAAAGAAGCTATGGTGAACATGGGACTTTCCGTCATTCCACCAAGTTTACTTATCCCAGGAATATTTATAATGAGTGGGTTTGCTGCGTTAACTTTAGGGACTTCAACAGGAGCGCAAGCAGCATTTATACCTGTTGGTGTAGCTGTAGCACAAGCAGCGGATTTAAGTGTTGCAGCAGCGGGTGCAGCGGTTATTGCAGGTGCTTACTTTGGTGATAATTTATCCATCATTTCTGATACAACGATTGCCGCAACGAATGGTGTAGGCGCTAAGATGAAAGATAAATTTAAAATGAATGTACTCATTGCTTTGCCTGCCGCGCTTATCACTGCAATTATATACGCCATTGTTGGTGGCACTGGTAATGTAGAAGGTGATTTAAGTTTCAACTTCATTAATATTTTGCCTTATATATTTGTATTAATAGCGGCTATTGCAGGTTTAGATGTGATTCTTGTGCTTATTCTTGGTATTGGGATGGCTGGACTACTAGGTTTGGTTCAAGGTCAAATGGGTATCTTCCAATTTACTAAAGCAATGGGCGACGGTATGGAAAGTATGTTCAACATTTTCCTTGTAGCATTCTTAGTATCTGGCCTTGTAGCATTGATTCGATACTATGGTGGTGTGGATTGGATCATTCAAGCTATGAAGAGAAAGGCTACAGGACGTAAAAGTGCTGAATATGTCATCAGTATGATGTCAGGTGTACTATCTGCTGCACTTTCACATAATACGTTAGCGATTATTATTTCTGCACCAATTGCAAAAGAGATTGGTGATGAATATAAAGTGCCACCTAAACGGATGGCCAGCTTACTAGATATATTTGCTTGTAGTGCCTTAATGGTTCTACCCCATGATAGTGGGATGTTAATGGTAGAACAATATGGTGATGTCTCCTATTTAGAAGTATTAAAATATTCATTCTATCCAGTTATATTGGTGATTTGTACAATTATAACAATTCAATTTGGTTTATTAGATGGAAATAAAAAGTTAAAAAATAAATAG